The Periplaneta americana isolate PAMFEO1 chromosome 2, P.americana_PAMFEO1_priV1, whole genome shotgun sequence genome has a window encoding:
- the LOC138694734 gene encoding uncharacterized protein isoform X2: MDPLALVALGGRTGVGLAAGYAIIEITRECVVPALQEAWRWIMSKLSTIPQCVFIEGVPEVGDTVYRQQVLRRSNKPYKFKYSHPTEFITGIACVPLNDKVQSPETEIVTGGINFKEVVICLTPVKEGDWGCSVAICGSKKDPGERRSSSSSDLAIFNARPAGNPAQRLFQLPAP; this comes from the exons ATGGATCCCCTTGCGCTCGTGGCACTCGGAGGAAGAACTGGGGTTGGCTTGGCAGCTGGATATGCGATCATAGAAATCAC ACGTGAATGTGTTGTGCCTGCACTACAAGAAGCGTGGAGATGGATTATGTCCAAGCTGTCGACCATTCCTCAGTGCGTCTTTATAGAAGGAGTGCCTGAGGTCGGTGATACTGTATACAGACAACAGGTTCTGCGCCGTTCAAACAAGCCATATAAGTTCAAGTACAGCCATCCTACTGAGTTTATCACAGGAATTGCGTGCGTTCCTTTGAATGATAAAGTCCAGTCACCCGAGACTGAGATAGTTACAGGTGGTATTAATTTCAAAGAAGTAGTCATCTGTTTAACTCCTGTTAAAGAAGGTGATTGGGGATGTTCGGTTGCTATTTGTGGATCTAAGAAGGATCCTGGCGAACgaaggtcatcatcatcatctgatcTTGCTATATTTAATGCAAGACCTGCAGGAAATCCAGCTCAACGTCTTTTCCAGCTGCCTGCTCCATGA